In one window of Paraflavitalea soli DNA:
- a CDS encoding exo-rhamnogalacturonan lyase family protein: MNKKPALSRRHFVKHSMVLAAGLPLVNTLPAWANSSTEEGPLPPPIPLQWLDGQSPVLPGGVTWGMPWPKGAIPKNTAFALQQTGGSQLLLQSWPLAYWPDGSLKWSAHAAAWQQPVTGPLQLLTTKAPATNPAPMATEAAGTITINTGLITATINKKGTTLIQSLTRNGKAIAQQGKLILLTRSNPDNEPGTPATNESFTGNIASITLEQNGAIRTVVKIEGKHTGTNDRSWLPFVLRLYFYKDSDAIRILHTITFDGDEQKDFISGLGIRFSVPMQQEELHNRHIRFTGEAQGIFAEAVRGLTGLRRDPGNAITEAQTAGKATPPLSQFPAAVAQRLQYIPAFGDYTLLQASPHAFHIQKRTREGYGWIQAAHGTRSSGMVYLGSPTGGIALGIRNCWQSYPAQLDIRNAHTETATLTAWLWAPKANPMDLRFYHDGMGQDTFEKQREGLEITYEDYEPGFGSPVGVARTSELMLHVLPATPSNQQLAHLATALQQPPFLVAAPAVYTAAGVFGTGWNQPSPPSARKQAIEDQLAAYFDFYQQQVDQHHWYGFWNYGDVMHSYDKDRHTWKYDIGGFAWDNSELSTDLWLWYYFLYTGRADTFRMAEAMTRHTGEVDVHHLGPFSPLGSRHNVQHWGCSAKQLRISTVANRRFYYYLTADERVGDLMRQQVEAHRTLSTIVPGRKVGQQPATQEGYASVSLGTDWGAIAAAWLTEWERTGNEQIRERLFQSMRTIGRQPYGFFTGTANMELNTGKFQLMDKARPTASHLNAVFGLAEICAELIQLTDIPAFEKAWLQYCELYNASQEEQKAALGTALGKLNLQQAHARLTAFVARRRKDDRLAQRAWKEFFDGGAGIRNPNLVPHQLKGPEVLNPVEEVENISTNATAQWGLTALVLLGYIGPSLPAANS, from the coding sequence ATGAACAAAAAGCCTGCCCTTTCCCGCCGCCATTTTGTTAAGCATTCCATGGTACTCGCTGCCGGCCTGCCCCTGGTCAATACCCTGCCAGCCTGGGCCAATTCAAGTACAGAAGAAGGACCGCTGCCCCCACCCATACCCCTCCAATGGCTCGATGGCCAGTCCCCCGTCCTGCCCGGTGGTGTCACCTGGGGTATGCCCTGGCCCAAAGGCGCTATACCGAAAAACACTGCGTTCGCCTTGCAGCAAACCGGCGGCTCACAACTGCTCCTCCAGTCATGGCCCCTGGCTTACTGGCCTGATGGCTCCCTCAAATGGTCCGCCCACGCTGCCGCCTGGCAGCAACCCGTTACCGGCCCCCTGCAATTGCTGACCACCAAAGCCCCCGCTACCAACCCCGCACCCATGGCCACCGAAGCTGCCGGTACCATTACCATCAATACAGGCCTCATCACCGCCACCATTAATAAAAAAGGAACCACCCTCATTCAGTCATTGACACGCAATGGAAAGGCCATCGCACAGCAGGGAAAGCTCATCCTGCTCACCCGCAGCAATCCCGATAACGAACCCGGCACACCAGCCACCAATGAATCCTTCACCGGCAATATAGCTTCCATCACCCTCGAACAAAATGGCGCCATAAGGACCGTCGTAAAAATAGAAGGCAAACATACCGGCACCAATGACCGCAGTTGGCTGCCCTTTGTATTGCGCCTGTATTTTTACAAGGACAGCGATGCCATTCGTATACTCCACACCATCACCTTTGATGGCGACGAACAAAAAGATTTCATCAGTGGCCTCGGCATCCGCTTCAGCGTGCCCATGCAGCAGGAAGAATTGCACAACCGCCACATCCGCTTCACCGGCGAAGCCCAGGGCATTTTTGCAGAAGCCGTACGCGGATTGACCGGCCTTCGCCGCGATCCCGGCAACGCCATCACAGAGGCGCAAACAGCCGGTAAAGCCACGCCGCCCCTCAGCCAGTTTCCGGCAGCAGTAGCCCAACGCCTCCAATACATTCCCGCCTTTGGCGATTACACCCTCTTGCAGGCTTCGCCACATGCCTTCCATATCCAAAAGCGCACCCGCGAGGGCTATGGATGGATACAAGCTGCTCATGGCACAAGATCATCGGGCATGGTCTACCTGGGTTCCCCCACTGGCGGCATCGCCCTCGGTATCCGCAACTGTTGGCAATCCTACCCCGCCCAGCTGGATATCCGCAATGCACACACGGAAACCGCTACACTCACCGCCTGGCTCTGGGCGCCCAAAGCCAATCCCATGGACCTTCGTTTTTACCACGATGGCATGGGCCAGGATACCTTCGAAAAACAACGCGAAGGCCTCGAAATTACCTACGAAGATTATGAACCCGGTTTCGGATCACCCGTAGGCGTGGCCCGCACCAGCGAATTAATGCTGCATGTATTGCCCGCCACCCCCTCCAATCAACAGTTGGCCCACCTGGCCACTGCCCTTCAGCAGCCACCCTTCCTGGTAGCGGCCCCCGCCGTATACACTGCCGCCGGCGTGTTCGGTACCGGTTGGAACCAGCCATCGCCCCCTTCTGCAAGAAAGCAAGCCATCGAAGACCAGCTTGCAGCTTACTTCGATTTTTACCAGCAGCAGGTAGACCAGCACCACTGGTACGGCTTCTGGAACTATGGCGATGTTATGCACTCCTACGACAAGGACCGCCACACCTGGAAATACGATATCGGCGGTTTTGCCTGGGACAATTCCGAGCTCTCCACCGACCTCTGGTTATGGTATTATTTTCTCTACACCGGCCGCGCCGATACCTTCCGCATGGCCGAAGCCATGACCCGCCATACCGGCGAGGTCGATGTCCACCACCTCGGTCCCTTCAGTCCCCTCGGTTCCCGCCACAACGTCCAGCACTGGGGTTGCAGCGCTAAGCAGCTCCGCATTTCCACCGTGGCCAATCGCCGCTTTTATTATTACCTCACTGCCGATGAGCGCGTGGGCGATCTCATGCGCCAGCAGGTAGAAGCCCACCGTACCCTCAGCACCATCGTGCCCGGCCGCAAAGTCGGCCAGCAGCCTGCCACGCAGGAAGGCTATGCCAGTGTGTCCCTGGGCACCGATTGGGGCGCCATCGCCGCCGCCTGGCTCACCGAATGGGAACGTACCGGCAATGAGCAAATACGCGAAAGACTGTTCCAAAGTATGCGCACCATCGGCCGGCAACCTTATGGTTTCTTTACCGGCACCGCCAATATGGAGCTCAATACCGGCAAATTCCAACTAATGGATAAAGCCCGCCCCACTGCCTCCCACCTCAACGCCGTGTTCGGATTGGCAGAGATTTGTGCCGAGTTGATACAGTTGACTGACATTCCGGCCTTTGAAAAAGCGTGGCTTCAATATTGCGAGCTCTACAACGCTTCCCAGGAAGAGCAAAAAGCAGCATTGGGAACCGCCTTAGGTAAGCTAAATTTGCAGCAGGCACATGCCCGGTTGACCGCTTTCGTGGCCCGCCGCAGAAAAGACGACCGCCTTGCCCAACGCGCCTGGAAGGAGTTTTTCGATGGGGGAGCGGGCATCCGCAATCCCAACCTGGTCCCGCACCAGCTCAAAGGACCCGAAGTATTGAACCCGGTAGAGGAAGTGGAAAATATCTCCACCAACGCCACCGCCCAATGGGGCCTCACCGCCCTGGTCCTGCTCGGTTACATCGGCCCCTCCTTACCAGCCGCCAATAGCTAA
- a CDS encoding monovalent cation:proton antiporter-2 (CPA2) family protein encodes MQDSFLFQAMIYLAAAVIMVPIAKRFGLGSVLGYLLAGIIMGPAVFNLIGKEGEDLMHFAEFGVVMMLFVIGLELEPSRLWRLRRSIIGMGGMQVVLTAIVVMGITLLFNISWREALALGMIISLSSTAIVLQSLQEKGLMQTAAGQSSFSVLLFQDIAVIPMLALFPLLSADAGSDHPATHNSGMVGQLPAWAQTLLVFGSVLFIIVVGRYLTRPLFRLIARTGMREMFTATALLLVVGIAVLMTSVGLSPALGTFLAGVVLANSEYRHELESDIDPFKGLLLGLFFIAVGASINFGLILPHPFLILGLVLGLILVKMIVLFIVGKAFRMSTAQNFIFSVGLSQVGEFAFVLISFSAQGAILSKETTDIMMAVVALSMALTPLLMMVNEKLIVPRLCATTAATLVVRESDVQAENNPVIIAGYGHFGNTVGRFLRANNISTTILDTDSDNVDWLRRIGYQVYYGDASRANLLEIAGAKQAKLIVIAIGDGKKRLEVIDTIKKHFPDLQMLVRSSNRYDAYDLMNAGMLHIYRETLDTSLRLGVDAMKMLGYTPAVADRAAKTFFTHDEKALKYLSTIRNDEEYITAARRNMEELIRLVQADRVVQEPNRELAGSLSGTNITADDLSAEMLTVRSDAGANASLSNVALPAATTAGASQHNGEQHSDHNEHGEHNEHSEHNGEQPAEDQVRQPD; translated from the coding sequence ATGCAGGATTCCTTTTTATTCCAGGCCATGATCTACCTGGCCGCTGCCGTCATCATGGTCCCTATTGCCAAAAGGTTCGGGTTAGGCTCCGTATTGGGCTACCTCCTGGCAGGCATCATCATGGGCCCCGCCGTTTTCAACCTCATCGGTAAAGAAGGCGAGGACCTGATGCATTTTGCCGAGTTTGGCGTGGTGATGATGCTGTTTGTGATTGGCCTCGAGCTCGAACCCTCCCGCCTCTGGCGCCTGCGCAGGTCCATCATCGGCATGGGCGGTATGCAGGTCGTCCTCACCGCCATCGTGGTGATGGGTATCACCTTGCTCTTCAATATTAGCTGGCGCGAAGCCCTGGCCCTTGGCATGATCATTTCCCTGTCGTCTACCGCCATTGTACTCCAGTCCCTGCAGGAAAAAGGACTGATGCAAACCGCCGCCGGCCAAAGCTCTTTTTCCGTTTTGCTCTTCCAGGATATTGCCGTCATCCCCATGTTGGCCCTCTTCCCCCTCTTGTCCGCCGATGCAGGCAGCGACCATCCTGCTACCCACAACAGTGGCATGGTGGGCCAGCTCCCCGCATGGGCGCAAACCCTCTTGGTATTCGGGTCCGTATTGTTCATCATCGTGGTGGGTCGCTACCTTACCCGTCCCTTGTTCCGCCTCATTGCCAGGACAGGCATGCGCGAAATGTTTACCGCCACCGCCTTGCTGCTTGTGGTAGGCATTGCCGTGCTCATGACGTCCGTAGGCCTTAGCCCCGCCCTCGGCACCTTCCTCGCTGGTGTCGTATTGGCCAACAGCGAATACCGCCACGAACTCGAAAGCGATATCGATCCCTTCAAAGGCCTCCTCCTCGGTCTGTTCTTTATAGCTGTGGGCGCGTCCATCAATTTCGGGCTCATCCTGCCACATCCCTTCCTTATCCTCGGATTGGTCTTGGGCCTCATCCTCGTCAAGATGATCGTATTGTTCATCGTGGGCAAAGCCTTCCGTATGAGCACCGCCCAGAATTTTATCTTTTCCGTAGGCCTCAGCCAGGTGGGAGAATTTGCTTTTGTACTCATTAGTTTTTCTGCCCAGGGGGCCATCCTGTCCAAAGAGACCACCGATATCATGATGGCTGTGGTGGCCCTCAGCATGGCCCTCACCCCCTTGCTCATGATGGTCAACGAAAAGTTGATCGTGCCCCGCTTATGCGCCACTACTGCCGCTACCCTCGTGGTGCGAGAAAGCGATGTACAGGCCGAGAACAATCCCGTCATCATTGCAGGCTATGGCCATTTTGGTAATACCGTAGGTCGTTTCTTACGGGCCAACAACATCAGCACCACCATCCTCGATACCGATAGCGACAATGTCGATTGGCTACGCCGTATCGGCTACCAGGTATATTATGGTGATGCCAGCCGGGCCAACCTCCTCGAAATTGCAGGCGCCAAACAGGCCAAGCTAATTGTCATTGCCATTGGCGATGGCAAGAAACGCCTCGAGGTCATCGATACCATCAAAAAACATTTCCCCGATCTGCAGATGCTCGTGCGTTCTTCCAACCGCTACGATGCCTATGATCTTATGAATGCCGGTATGCTCCATATTTACCGCGAAACCCTCGATACCAGCCTCCGCCTGGGCGTCGATGCCATGAAGATGCTGGGGTATACCCCCGCTGTGGCCGACAGGGCCGCCAAAACCTTTTTCACCCACGATGAGAAGGCCCTCAAATACCTCTCCACCATCCGCAATGATGAAGAGTACATTACCGCCGCCCGCCGCAATATGGAAGAGCTCATCAGGCTCGTACAGGCCGATCGCGTAGTGCAGGAGCCTAACCGCGAATTGGCCGGTTCCCTGTCCGGAACCAATATCACCGCCGATGACCTCTCCGCCGAAATGCTCACCGTCAGGTCCGATGCCGGCGCCAATGCCTCCTTGTCAAATGTCGCATTGCCCGCCGCTACCACCGCTGGAGCCAGCCAGCACAACGGAGAGCAACACAGCGATCACAACGAACACGGCGAACATAACGAACACAGCGAACACAACGGAGAGCAGCCCGCCGAAGACCAGGTCCGCCAGCCAGACTAG
- a CDS encoding aldo/keto reductase — protein MKKIYLSDAGPKVSPAIYGFYRWQEVDNKEKAMEKTINLCLELGINTFDHADIYGGYACEELFGNVIAQGSVKREDLVIFTKCGVLEPHPARPDVRIRYCDTSKDHILKSVDSSLKKLRTDYIDIFLLNNLDPISNLEETALTLQRLKESGKVKNIGVVNFSVFQHQLLASYLKTPLVTNHVELNLLNTTALDNGQVDYSKQRYMRPLASSPLAAGQIAIGQTEKAIRVRNKLQEIGKKYNADQESIAVAWLVKLGALPLVGTTSEQRIRNIVNAFNIDLDNQDWYELYNASRGV, from the coding sequence ATGAAAAAGATCTATTTAAGTGACGCAGGCCCAAAAGTTTCACCGGCTATTTATGGTTTTTACCGGTGGCAGGAAGTAGACAACAAAGAGAAGGCAATGGAAAAGACCATCAACCTTTGCCTCGAACTCGGCATCAATACCTTTGATCATGCAGATATTTATGGCGGATATGCCTGTGAAGAACTCTTTGGCAATGTGATAGCACAAGGCTCTGTAAAAAGAGAAGACCTCGTTATCTTCACGAAATGCGGCGTACTCGAACCACATCCCGCCCGGCCCGATGTGCGCATCAGGTATTGCGATACCTCCAAAGACCATATCCTCAAAAGCGTCGACAGCTCACTCAAAAAACTCAGGACCGATTACATAGACATCTTCCTGCTCAACAACCTCGATCCTATTTCCAACCTCGAAGAGACCGCCCTCACCCTCCAAAGGTTGAAGGAATCCGGTAAGGTAAAGAATATAGGCGTCGTCAATTTCTCCGTGTTCCAGCACCAGCTCCTGGCGTCGTACCTTAAAACGCCCCTGGTCACCAACCATGTGGAGTTGAATTTACTCAACACCACCGCCCTCGACAACGGGCAGGTCGATTACAGCAAGCAGCGTTACATGCGTCCCCTGGCGTCATCTCCCCTGGCAGCCGGACAAATTGCCATCGGGCAAACAGAAAAGGCCATCCGCGTACGCAACAAGCTCCAGGAAATAGGCAAGAAGTACAATGCCGACCAGGAGTCCATCGCTGTGGCCTGGCTTGTTAAACTGGGAGCGCTGCCACTCGTTGGCACCACTAGCGAACAAAGGATCCGCAACATCGTCAATGCCTTCAACATCGACCTCGACAACCAGGATTGGTACGAACTCTACAATGCCTCCAGGGGTGTATAA
- a CDS encoding universal stress protein, with translation MKTLFVTTDFSTASHNALEYALGMAKAFGAQVILFHAYEVEVLTGIDTAVVVPEEETRLAVQDRLKQHLLAIQPSTVHIRLLNAAGPAAATILATAREQGADLIISGMKHDHKMLRQFFGSTVTELAKHTKLPLLVVPESASYQQLHKIALASDLVPETDVHTLDALAKIGERFHSKVFIIRVLRDRFDEVYELLHRPARLQALPPTLDTQFAYTQHKDVTEALQFYIHTEGIQLLAMVPHKHTLLEKWFFKSTTKTMIFKSPVPVLILPEGNAE, from the coding sequence ATGAAAACGCTCTTCGTGACCACCGATTTTTCTACTGCTTCGCACAATGCGCTTGAATATGCGCTTGGGATGGCCAAGGCATTTGGCGCGCAGGTAATCCTTTTCCATGCTTACGAGGTAGAGGTACTAACTGGTATCGACACTGCAGTGGTGGTGCCTGAGGAAGAGACCAGGCTGGCGGTACAGGACCGGCTGAAGCAACACCTGCTGGCGATACAACCCTCTACTGTACATATCCGCCTGCTGAATGCAGCGGGACCAGCGGCAGCTACGATCCTGGCAACTGCCCGGGAGCAAGGAGCGGATCTTATTATCAGCGGTATGAAACACGACCACAAAATGCTGCGGCAATTCTTCGGCAGTACGGTGACCGAACTCGCCAAACATACGAAGCTACCGCTGCTGGTAGTACCTGAATCAGCCAGCTACCAACAGCTCCACAAAATAGCGTTGGCCAGTGACCTTGTTCCGGAAACGGATGTACATACACTGGATGCGCTGGCCAAGATCGGGGAACGTTTTCACTCGAAGGTGTTCATCATTCGAGTGCTCCGCGACCGGTTTGATGAAGTATATGAATTGCTACACCGGCCTGCCAGACTGCAGGCACTCCCTCCTACCCTCGATACGCAATTTGCCTACACGCAACACAAAGATGTAACGGAAGCGCTGCAATTCTACATTCATACAGAAGGTATCCAATTACTCGCCATGGTACCGCATAAGCATACCCTGCTGGAGAAATGGTTCTTCAAAAGCACCACGAAAACGATGATCTTTAAGAGCCCGGTGCCGGTGTTGATATTGCCGGAAGGGAATGCGGAATAG
- a CDS encoding pyridoxamine 5'-phosphate oxidase family protein has product MSYAYDGTYTCCRADEGMKVAMMRSNPEICFEVDHFSNRTNWESVIAWGTYEELTEVEASKQALQKLVDRVLPLISSETVHLSPQWPFPAQDLKEIKGIVFRIRVKRRPAAMRTIEVQDPPKPNPHPSIPSKQTCILLYAVPVF; this is encoded by the coding sequence ATTAGTTATGCCTATGATGGCACATACACCTGCTGCCGGGCAGATGAAGGCATGAAAGTAGCCATGATGCGCAGCAACCCCGAAATATGTTTCGAAGTAGATCATTTCAGCAATAGGACCAATTGGGAAAGCGTTATCGCCTGGGGCACCTATGAAGAATTGACGGAAGTAGAAGCGAGCAAACAGGCCTTACAAAAATTGGTCGATAGAGTATTGCCACTCATCAGCAGCGAGACCGTGCACCTGTCGCCCCAATGGCCTTTTCCTGCGCAAGACCTGAAGGAAATTAAAGGTATTGTATTCCGTATCCGGGTGAAGAGAAGACCGGCCGCTATGAGAACAATAGAGGTACAAGATCCCCCGAAGCCTAACCCGCATCCATCGATCCCCTCGAAGCAAACGTGTATTCTTCTGTATGCTGTTCCTGTATTCTAA
- a CDS encoding DUF3788 family protein has translation MYHSIFQDQARRPVLKLFREALDVTYDQWSDISRYVFQNRPGAEELWYFNPKVGWHIRIRYNKRVIVYCIPCDQFFVILLVLGEKAVTEAMESSISTHTKQLIDAGAAHSEGRSCYIAVKDDGPVKDIKKLLAIKLFLKT, from the coding sequence GTGTACCACAGTATTTTCCAGGACCAGGCCAGGAGGCCTGTCCTAAAACTATTCCGGGAAGCCCTGGATGTGACCTACGATCAATGGTCAGACATCAGCCGGTATGTATTTCAGAACCGGCCTGGCGCAGAGGAGTTGTGGTATTTCAATCCTAAGGTTGGGTGGCATATACGGATCAGGTATAATAAGCGGGTGATCGTTTATTGCATCCCCTGTGATCAGTTCTTTGTGATCCTGCTGGTGCTGGGAGAAAAGGCGGTCACTGAAGCGATGGAGAGCAGCATATCCACGCATACCAAGCAACTGATCGATGCGGGGGCCGCCCATTCGGAAGGACGGAGTTGTTATATAGCAGTAAAAGATGATGGTCCTGTAAAGGATATCAAGAAGCTACTGGCGATCAAGCTTTTTCTGAAAACTTGA
- a CDS encoding galactose oxidase translates to MNTGPRKIFCYILLAFIHTFYASVTNAQSYGLGFSSHEVIQDKRTSLELLPGADYCTQHDFEISFDLTILPSRRDYFGYILRVVKNEQEYIDLLYDVRPEGNQFKIVVGGKFTNIAFALDTTSLFYRWNQLHLRFDLQNDQVVLNDGKRSFIQNKIGLKPGDCFKFFFGASQYKQAKITDVPPMKIRDVKIIKAGETRYWWPLDEREGPAAIETISGKDAIATNPIWIRNTHYEWRLAKQLTVRRSPSFAFNPGQGILYLVASDSLYNYSSRTGELSAAAYPSGQQLLLRGNQSLFVNSTSSLYNIYLDHHLVTAYNFTQNDWDKKYKAGPVTDFWHFNKFYSPLDTSIYILNGYGHFQYRDTIRRYHIPTATWSTVATTGDKLLPRYLAAAGATQKGDGIYLLGGYGSETGQQILAPKSYYDMLFFDAGKRTIKKLFEIKPGKEDFVMANSLVIDEPANTWYGLAYPNYKYSSQLQVLRGSLNDPAYTTVGNTIPFSFRDVNSFADLFYCPLSKQLIAVTSLQATTDNNGTYTINIYTLAAPPVGPGEPTATSSSTGWPWWVWVFPVLVLAGAILAFTQWRKKKQLRPSRSVSSQPDLEPSPAFIFPPTDPEAASNQQSEILNPKSEIHLFGEMQVVDQEGADITKQFTPLVKELFLIILLHSVRKGRGVSSDKLTEMLWFDKSAQSARNNRSVNIAKLKSILDKLPDCQLSNETGAWKIEIAYDKISVDFYEYLQVVQDKTGLTRQKINQLAAITQRGAFLSHLEYPWLAPFKAEVSNDIIDTYLSFAATMAIGDDPEFLVKLANDIFYFDPVNEDAMAIKCKALVHQGKHSLAKKAFESFAKEYKAIYGEDFSHDFQSILEA, encoded by the coding sequence ATGAACACCGGACCGCGTAAGATATTTTGCTACATACTGCTTGCATTCATCCATACCTTTTATGCTTCCGTCACCAACGCGCAATCCTATGGTTTGGGGTTTTCCAGCCATGAAGTGATCCAGGATAAAAGAACCTCCCTCGAACTCCTGCCCGGAGCCGATTACTGTACACAACATGATTTTGAGATCAGTTTCGACCTCACCATACTGCCCTCCCGCAGGGATTATTTTGGTTACATACTCCGCGTGGTAAAGAATGAGCAGGAATACATCGACCTCCTGTACGATGTACGTCCCGAAGGCAACCAGTTCAAGATCGTGGTAGGAGGGAAGTTCACCAATATTGCCTTTGCCCTCGATACTACCAGCCTCTTCTACCGCTGGAACCAGCTCCACCTCCGGTTCGATCTTCAGAATGACCAGGTAGTACTCAATGATGGAAAAAGGTCCTTCATCCAAAATAAGATAGGCCTCAAACCCGGCGACTGTTTCAAATTCTTTTTTGGCGCCAGTCAGTACAAACAGGCGAAGATCACCGATGTGCCTCCTATGAAGATCAGGGATGTGAAGATCATCAAAGCTGGCGAAACCAGGTACTGGTGGCCATTGGATGAGCGTGAAGGTCCCGCCGCTATCGAAACCATCAGCGGTAAAGATGCCATCGCCACCAATCCCATTTGGATCAGGAATACCCATTATGAATGGCGCCTGGCAAAACAACTGACCGTCCGCCGCTCGCCCAGCTTTGCTTTTAATCCGGGTCAGGGTATACTGTACCTCGTAGCTTCCGATTCCCTCTACAATTATTCCTCCCGTACGGGCGAACTATCTGCTGCCGCTTACCCCTCCGGTCAACAGTTATTGCTAAGGGGCAATCAGTCTTTGTTTGTCAACAGTACCAGCAGCCTGTACAATATTTACCTCGATCATCACTTGGTGACCGCCTACAACTTCACACAAAACGACTGGGACAAAAAATACAAGGCCGGACCCGTTACCGACTTTTGGCATTTTAATAAATTCTATAGTCCATTGGATACCTCCATTTATATCCTGAATGGCTATGGTCACTTCCAGTACCGCGATACCATTCGCCGTTATCATATCCCCACTGCCACCTGGAGTACCGTGGCGACTACCGGCGATAAATTATTACCCAGGTACCTGGCGGCAGCAGGCGCCACACAAAAGGGCGATGGGATATATCTATTGGGCGGTTATGGCAGCGAAACAGGCCAACAGATACTGGCACCCAAAAGTTATTACGACATGCTGTTCTTTGATGCAGGCAAACGCACCATCAAAAAACTGTTTGAGATAAAACCCGGTAAGGAAGATTTTGTAATGGCCAATTCCCTGGTCATCGATGAACCAGCCAATACCTGGTATGGACTTGCCTATCCAAATTATAAATACAGCAGCCAGCTACAGGTGCTCAGGGGTTCACTCAACGACCCGGCTTATACCACCGTAGGCAATACCATCCCATTTTCTTTCCGGGATGTCAATTCTTTTGCTGACTTGTTCTACTGCCCCCTCAGCAAACAATTAATAGCCGTCACTTCTTTGCAGGCTACCACCGACAACAATGGGACCTACACCATTAATATATATACATTGGCCGCGCCGCCCGTGGGACCAGGCGAACCAACTGCTACAAGCAGCAGTACGGGCTGGCCCTGGTGGGTTTGGGTCTTCCCTGTGCTCGTATTAGCCGGAGCAATCCTGGCCTTCACCCAATGGCGTAAAAAGAAACAACTGCGGCCGTCTCGGTCCGTATCCTCACAACCCGACCTTGAACCATCGCCTGCGTTCATATTCCCGCCAACCGATCCCGAGGCTGCCAGTAATCAGCAATCCGAAATCCTAAATCCAAAATCCGAAATCCACCTCTTTGGTGAAATGCAGGTGGTAGACCAGGAAGGCGCCGATATCACCAAACAGTTTACCCCCCTCGTAAAAGAATTGTTCCTCATCATCCTCTTGCATTCCGTACGCAAGGGTAGGGGCGTCAGTTCCGATAAGCTCACCGAAATGTTGTGGTTCGATAAATCCGCCCAGAGTGCCCGTAACAACCGGTCAGTCAACATCGCCAAATTAAAATCCATATTAGACAAGCTTCCCGATTGTCAGCTGTCCAATGAAACCGGCGCCTGGAAAATAGAGATAGCGTATGATAAGATCAGCGTGGATTTTTATGAATACCTGCAGGTGGTGCAGGATAAGACAGGCCTCACCCGTCAAAAGATCAACCAGCTGGCCGCCATTACCCAGCGCGGCGCCTTCCTCAGCCACCTGGAATATCCCTGGCTGGCTCCCTTCAAAGCTGAAGTGTCCAACGATATCATAGATACCTACCTCAGTTTTGCCGCCACCATGGCCATTGGCGACGACCCCGAGTTCCTGGTCAAACTGGCCAACGATATCTTTTATTTTGACCCCGTCAATGAAGATGCCATGGCCATCAAGTGCAAGGCCCTTGTACACCAGGGCAAACACTCCCTCGCCAAAAAAGCCTTCGAATCCTTTGCCAAAGAATACAAGGCCATCTACGGCGAAGACTTTAGCCACGATTTCCAGTCCATCCTCGAAGCATGA